A window from Mycobacterium saskatchewanense encodes these proteins:
- a CDS encoding virulence factor Mce family protein, protein MNRFARSRVGLGLLVALLTAASGCGWRGVNSLPLPGTEGHGPRSYKVQAQLPEVTNLQQNSRVRVGDVTVGNVSKIERQGWHALITMTLNGDVELPANATATVGQTSLLGTLHVELAPPKDVAPKGKLHDGSLIPLRAGGFYPSTEQTLAAVSALFNGGGLGQVQDITKAFSTAFAGREQDLKSLITQLDQFIGHLDEQKHDIIAATDSLNGLVGQFADQRPVLDKALRTIPDALAVLKEQREDLTNALDQFGKFSAVSADAINKTKENIVKELSDIGPVLQSLANAGPAMTRSLSMLSTYPWPKEQINNWVRGDYVNLTGIFDLTLSRLDAGFLTGTRWEGKLTEVEMRWGRTIGQIPSPYTAGNPLVVPYKVDQGP, encoded by the coding sequence ATGAATCGATTCGCGCGCTCCCGCGTCGGGTTGGGATTGCTTGTAGCATTGCTCACCGCGGCGTCCGGATGCGGCTGGCGAGGCGTGAACTCGCTCCCGCTGCCCGGCACCGAGGGGCACGGGCCCCGTTCTTACAAGGTCCAGGCCCAGTTGCCGGAAGTCACTAATCTACAACAGAACTCGCGAGTGCGTGTCGGTGACGTCACCGTCGGGAACGTCAGCAAGATCGAGCGCCAAGGCTGGCACGCGCTGATCACGATGACGCTCAACGGTGACGTCGAACTGCCGGCCAACGCCACGGCCACCGTCGGACAGACGAGCTTACTGGGCACACTACACGTTGAACTTGCCCCCCCGAAGGATGTGGCGCCGAAGGGTAAGCTCCACGACGGTTCGCTGATCCCGTTGCGAGCCGGGGGTTTCTACCCCTCCACCGAGCAGACTCTGGCTGCGGTCTCGGCTCTGTTCAACGGCGGCGGGCTGGGCCAGGTCCAAGACATCACCAAGGCATTTAGCACCGCGTTCGCCGGTCGTGAGCAAGACTTGAAAAGCCTTATCACCCAGCTTGATCAGTTCATCGGGCACCTCGATGAGCAGAAGCATGACATCATCGCCGCCACTGATAGTTTAAATGGCCTCGTTGGTCAATTCGCGGATCAAAGACCCGTGCTGGACAAGGCGTTGCGTACTATCCCCGACGCGCTGGCGGTCCTCAAGGAACAGCGCGAGGACCTGACTAACGCACTGGACCAGTTCGGCAAATTCAGCGCCGTGAGCGCAGACGCTATCAACAAGACCAAGGAGAACATCGTCAAGGAGCTCTCCGATATCGGTCCCGTATTGCAGTCGTTGGCCAACGCCGGTCCTGCGATGACCCGTTCACTGAGCATGCTGTCCACGTATCCGTGGCCCAAGGAGCAGATCAATAATTGGGTGCGCGGCGACTACGTCAACCTGACCGGCATCTTCGACTTGACGTTAAGTCGACTGGACGCGGGATTTCTCACCGGCACCCGGTGGGAGGGCAAATTGACGGAGGTGGAGATGCGGTGGGGCCGCACCATCGGCCAGATACCCAGTCCCTACACCGCGGGTAATCCACTGGTAGTTCCCTACAAGGTTGACCAGGGGCCCTGA
- a CDS encoding aldehyde dehydrogenase, whose translation MTATVTRPEISVRQPEKFFVNGSWIRPFSGTQVEVIDCATEQPVLRFAAATAGDMSAAIQAARDAFDRGPWPSLPVAERADYLRRIAAGIDARASDLSAVWSMQSGVLHAVARDYNAFSADVFNSYAALAGTFGWEERHQPTAGGSSGYLVREPVGVVGAIVPWNGPLSLIAHKVAPALLAGCTIVLKSSPEAPAEAWIMAEIAEEAGLPPGVLNVIMADRDVSEMLVTDARVDKISFTGSSAAGRRIGALLGGRMGRMTLELGGKSAAVVLDDAEVTTVAADVAANICFLTGQVCAALTRVVVPRHMHDAVSEALSTALAAVRIGDPFDQGVAMGPLAGARQRARVEGYLEQGLAEGATLVSGGRRPPDLDRGFFIEPTIFGHVDSSLAIAQEEIFGPVLTVIPYDTEDDAVRIANGTPFGLNASVFTPDVDRAYRVARRLRSGTVGHNATRMDFGIAFGGMKQSGVGREGGREGLLAYTEAKTVILDGERSGD comes from the coding sequence ATGACCGCCACCGTCACCCGGCCGGAGATCTCGGTTCGTCAACCCGAAAAATTCTTCGTCAATGGGTCGTGGATACGCCCCTTCTCCGGCACTCAGGTTGAGGTAATCGATTGCGCCACCGAACAACCGGTGCTGCGCTTCGCGGCGGCAACAGCGGGGGATATGAGCGCCGCGATACAGGCCGCGCGTGATGCATTCGACCGCGGCCCGTGGCCGTCGCTGCCCGTCGCCGAGCGGGCTGATTATCTACGCCGCATCGCGGCGGGAATCGACGCCCGCGCCTCTGACCTCAGCGCGGTGTGGAGCATGCAGAGCGGGGTATTGCATGCCGTGGCCCGCGACTACAACGCGTTCAGCGCCGACGTGTTCAACTCGTATGCTGCCCTGGCCGGGACTTTTGGGTGGGAGGAACGACACCAGCCGACCGCGGGCGGGTCTTCCGGCTATCTCGTGCGCGAGCCGGTTGGTGTGGTAGGTGCGATCGTGCCGTGGAATGGGCCGCTGTCCCTGATCGCCCATAAGGTGGCGCCCGCATTGCTGGCCGGGTGCACCATCGTGCTCAAGTCCTCTCCCGAAGCGCCGGCTGAGGCCTGGATCATGGCCGAAATCGCCGAGGAGGCCGGGTTGCCGCCCGGCGTCCTGAACGTGATAATGGCCGACCGCGACGTATCGGAGATGCTGGTAACCGACGCTCGCGTCGACAAGATCAGCTTCACGGGATCCTCGGCGGCCGGCAGGCGCATCGGCGCATTGCTTGGTGGCCGCATGGGCCGGATGACGCTCGAGCTGGGTGGTAAGTCGGCCGCAGTGGTGCTCGACGATGCCGAGGTGACCACCGTGGCCGCGGACGTCGCCGCCAACATCTGCTTCCTGACGGGGCAAGTGTGCGCGGCACTGACTCGCGTGGTCGTGCCCAGGCACATGCACGATGCGGTCTCGGAGGCGCTGTCGACAGCCCTTGCCGCGGTGCGCATCGGCGATCCGTTCGACCAGGGTGTGGCGATGGGCCCCCTGGCCGGTGCCCGTCAGCGTGCGCGGGTAGAGGGTTACCTCGAGCAAGGCCTCGCCGAGGGCGCCACACTTGTCAGCGGTGGGCGCCGCCCCCCGGATCTCGATCGGGGTTTCTTCATCGAACCAACGATCTTCGGCCACGTCGACAGCTCGTTGGCTATCGCCCAGGAGGAGATCTTCGGCCCGGTCCTGACGGTGATCCCCTATGACACCGAAGACGACGCGGTCCGGATCGCCAACGGCACACCGTTTGGTCTCAATGCTTCGGTGTTCACCCCGGACGTGGACCGCGCTTACCGGGTCGCGCGCCGTCTCCGCTCGGGAACCGTTGGTCATAACGCCACACGCATGGATTTCGGCATCGCCTTCGGCGGCATGAAGCAATCCGGGGTGGGACGCGAAGGCGGCCGCGAAGGGCTGCTCGCGTATACCGAGGCCAAGACGGTGATCTTGGACGGCGAACGTTCTGGCGACTGA
- a CDS encoding homogentisate 1,2-dioxygenase, translating to MRTLIQFSKGRTSRQAHRDLPTVSSGEDLLKDDELTRKGFDGREAVLYRANDPTTFRTVGRFRSTNVMLSDITPSDLADPRGTAQRLYYNADACIWLSRRREPMPFFRRNVDGDECWFVHRGTGTVETEFGPITYGEGDYVVIPKAITHRWVVDGDETFLFGIETVDELRAPTYVGLGRHAPFDPDVIRVPEPTPVAEATAEHEISVKYDGEYSSIWVDHHPCDVEGWKGDYFPFAFNIRDWNVIMSDSLHLPPSMHVFLVAEGINIINLLPRPFESVDGVERIPWFHRNADYDEIALIHGGKSLGRPMKPGLVSHDPQGIHHGFPDRARIKSRRERTDHPRIEWEIIMIEAARPLKLDPVVEAISQ from the coding sequence ATGCGAACGCTCATCCAGTTCAGCAAGGGCCGAACGAGTCGGCAGGCGCACCGGGACCTGCCGACTGTCTCGTCCGGCGAAGACCTTCTGAAAGACGACGAACTTACCCGCAAGGGGTTTGACGGACGTGAGGCAGTCTTGTATCGGGCCAATGACCCGACGACGTTTCGCACGGTGGGACGGTTCCGCTCGACAAACGTAATGTTGTCCGACATCACGCCTTCCGACTTGGCAGACCCGCGAGGGACGGCTCAGAGGCTCTACTACAACGCTGATGCGTGCATCTGGCTTTCCCGGCGACGCGAACCGATGCCGTTCTTCCGGCGCAATGTCGATGGCGACGAGTGCTGGTTCGTCCATCGCGGGACGGGGACCGTTGAAACCGAATTCGGCCCGATCACTTATGGCGAGGGTGATTACGTGGTGATTCCGAAGGCCATCACACATCGGTGGGTGGTCGACGGGGACGAGACCTTCCTTTTCGGAATCGAGACTGTGGACGAGCTTCGTGCCCCTACGTACGTGGGTCTGGGTCGGCATGCGCCGTTCGATCCTGACGTAATCCGGGTGCCCGAGCCCACGCCGGTGGCAGAAGCGACGGCAGAACACGAAATTTCGGTCAAGTACGACGGCGAGTATTCCTCGATCTGGGTCGACCATCATCCATGTGACGTCGAGGGCTGGAAGGGCGACTACTTTCCGTTCGCCTTCAACATTCGGGACTGGAACGTGATCATGTCGGATTCGCTGCATCTGCCGCCTTCCATGCATGTGTTCCTTGTCGCGGAGGGCATAAACATCATCAACCTGCTGCCCCGGCCGTTTGAATCGGTTGACGGTGTCGAGCGGATCCCCTGGTTTCACCGTAACGCCGACTACGACGAGATCGCCTTGATCCATGGGGGCAAGTCGCTCGGGCGGCCGATGAAACCGGGCCTGGTGAGTCACGACCCACAGGGGATCCACCACGGTTTTCCGGATCGCGCACGAATAAAGTCCCGGCGTGAGCGAACCGACCATCCGCGAATCGAGTGGGAAATCATCATGATTGAGGCTGCCCGCCCCCTCAAACTCGATCCCGTAGTCGAAGCCATATCACAATGA
- a CDS encoding MCE family protein, whose translation MRLDRRIKIQLVVFTAIAVIAGAIMIFGYIKAPTLLFGVDRYTVTLQLQRAAGLYKNGNVTYRGSEVGRIKEVQLTDSGVQAVLSLKSDIKIPSNLEAQVHSQSAIGEQYVALLPRDATSPPLKNGDVIPVSRTSVPPDINGLLDAANRGLQAIPRGDLETVIGESYTAVGGLGPELSRIVKGSTTLAKDARQNLDPWMTLIDQVQPVLDSQTESSDAIQSWAANLAVITSQLQKRDGELASFLHSGAAAADEARLLVERLKPTLPLLLANLVTVAPVAVTYQPALEQLLVLVPQGVADLQAGLVMNHNTKQSYKGLNLDFNLNLNIPPTCATGFLPVQQQRTPNFEDSPDRPPGDLYCRIPQDAPMTAVRGARNYPCLTRPGKRAPTVKMCESDENYVPLNDGNSWKGDPNATYTGQDVPQLPPGTPPAQGGSPGSPAPVPIPAASYDPATGTYTGPDGHTYTQSDLAQTAPKDRTWQTMLLPPTGN comes from the coding sequence GTGCGACTAGATCGGCGCATCAAGATCCAGCTGGTGGTATTCACGGCAATCGCCGTGATTGCCGGGGCCATCATGATCTTTGGCTACATCAAGGCTCCCACGCTGCTGTTCGGAGTCGATCGCTACACCGTCACGCTGCAACTGCAACGTGCGGCCGGACTGTACAAGAACGGGAATGTGACGTACCGCGGCAGCGAAGTGGGGCGCATCAAAGAGGTCCAGCTCACCGATTCCGGTGTCCAAGCTGTGCTTTCGCTCAAGTCGGACATCAAGATTCCGTCGAACCTCGAGGCCCAGGTGCACAGCCAGTCAGCGATCGGGGAGCAATACGTCGCGCTGTTGCCGCGTGACGCTACCTCACCCCCATTGAAGAACGGTGATGTGATCCCGGTCAGCCGGACCTCGGTCCCCCCGGATATCAATGGGCTGCTCGATGCGGCAAACCGTGGGTTGCAAGCCATTCCACGGGGCGACCTCGAGACCGTCATCGGTGAGAGCTATACCGCCGTGGGCGGCTTGGGGCCCGAGCTGTCCCGAATCGTGAAGGGCTCTACCACTCTTGCCAAAGACGCCCGCCAGAATCTGGATCCCTGGATGACGCTGATCGACCAGGTGCAACCTGTGTTGGACTCGCAAACCGAATCGTCGGATGCCATCCAGTCGTGGGCGGCGAATCTGGCGGTGATCACCTCGCAGCTGCAGAAGCGCGACGGCGAGCTGGCGAGCTTCTTACATAGCGGCGCGGCAGCGGCTGATGAGGCGCGCCTGCTGGTGGAGCGGCTCAAACCGACGCTGCCGCTGCTGCTCGCGAACCTGGTCACCGTCGCGCCAGTCGCCGTGACCTACCAGCCCGCCCTCGAACAACTGCTGGTCTTGGTGCCACAAGGAGTGGCAGACCTGCAAGCCGGCCTGGTCATGAACCACAACACCAAGCAGAGCTACAAGGGCCTGAACCTAGACTTCAACCTCAACCTGAACATTCCCCCGACATGCGCCACCGGGTTCCTGCCTGTCCAGCAGCAGCGCACGCCCAACTTCGAAGATTCTCCGGATCGTCCCCCGGGCGATCTCTACTGCCGCATCCCGCAAGACGCGCCGATGACCGCAGTCCGGGGGGCACGCAACTACCCATGCCTGACCCGCCCGGGCAAACGAGCTCCGACGGTGAAGATGTGCGAAAGCGACGAGAATTACGTGCCGCTCAACGATGGCAACAGTTGGAAAGGTGATCCCAACGCGACCTATACCGGTCAAGACGTACCGCAGCTGCCGCCGGGCACGCCACCCGCTCAGGGGGGTTCGCCGGGATCGCCGGCGCCCGTACCGATTCCGGCCGCCTCTTATGATCCGGCCACCGGTACCTACACGGGCCCCGACGGGCACACATACACCCAATCCGACCTCGCCCAAACCGCACCGAAGGACAGGACATGGCAGACGATGCTGTTGCCGCCGACAGGGAACTAG
- a CDS encoding AMP-binding protein produces the protein MDYTVADALRARVAADPLQRLVKCGGEWLTAAEVNELSARVAAGLLGLGMRKGDRLLVMLPNRQEMVEVFFACARSGVVQVPVNIYLKGEFLAYQVRDSQSRVAITDRAGLRSLTPLLDQTALEQIVLVDQLDDDDADLAIPVLPYLSLKNTADEAPAVDLTDADLVSILYTSGTTGPSKGCMLSNAYYTVAPKVFLEHHWLAADDRILTPLQLFHGAAHNVLMQGLVAPRGAVCFETSFSASTFMRRAREESATLLWLLPPMAMAVLAQQAKPGDAPLSSVRLVACPGLPLHAQLGFEQRFGGRVGAEMYGQTEGLGIAFGSLTETRRPGTLGRPGPHVEVRIVDDHDRDVAPGEPGEIVVRPRIAHCIYSGYWNNAEATAAAWRNSWHHTGDMAIIDSDGVLTFVDRKKDSLRRRGENVSSFELEAAIGQFSKVSQVAVSAVPSPLGEDDIKASIVLEAGATTSPEEIFEFLRTAVPYFAMPRYIDIRSSLPLTEATARVQKHLLRAEGVTPAMWDLEKLGLAIDRTQRR, from the coding sequence ATGGATTACACGGTCGCCGACGCACTCCGTGCACGGGTAGCGGCTGATCCCCTCCAACGGCTGGTCAAGTGTGGTGGCGAGTGGCTTACCGCCGCGGAGGTAAATGAATTGTCTGCCCGGGTGGCCGCCGGGCTGCTGGGTCTGGGGATGCGCAAGGGCGACCGCCTGCTGGTGATGCTGCCCAACCGTCAGGAAATGGTCGAGGTCTTCTTTGCCTGCGCACGCTCGGGCGTGGTCCAGGTACCGGTAAACATCTACCTCAAGGGCGAATTCCTTGCCTACCAGGTGCGGGACAGTCAAAGCCGGGTGGCGATAACTGACCGCGCTGGGTTGCGGTCACTTACCCCGCTGCTCGACCAGACAGCCCTCGAGCAGATCGTCCTGGTCGACCAACTCGACGATGATGATGCCGATCTCGCAATTCCCGTTCTTCCCTACCTTTCGCTGAAGAACACCGCCGACGAAGCACCAGCGGTCGATCTGACCGACGCGGACCTCGTGTCGATTCTGTACACCTCGGGCACCACCGGTCCATCGAAGGGCTGCATGCTCAGCAATGCCTACTACACGGTGGCACCGAAGGTATTCCTCGAACACCATTGGCTCGCCGCGGACGACAGGATCCTGACGCCGCTACAACTGTTCCACGGGGCAGCCCACAATGTGCTGATGCAGGGCCTCGTCGCCCCGCGGGGCGCCGTGTGCTTCGAGACGTCTTTTTCCGCAAGCACATTCATGCGCCGCGCGCGGGAGGAATCAGCAACACTGCTTTGGCTCTTGCCACCAATGGCGATGGCGGTACTCGCGCAGCAAGCCAAACCTGGCGATGCCCCGCTGTCGTCGGTTCGCCTGGTTGCCTGCCCAGGCCTTCCGCTGCACGCCCAGCTCGGCTTCGAGCAACGCTTCGGCGGCCGCGTCGGCGCCGAGATGTACGGCCAGACCGAGGGCCTCGGGATTGCCTTCGGTTCCCTCACCGAAACCCGCCGACCGGGAACCCTCGGGCGGCCGGGTCCGCATGTCGAAGTCAGGATCGTCGACGACCACGATCGCGACGTGGCCCCCGGCGAGCCGGGCGAGATAGTCGTGCGACCACGGATCGCTCACTGCATCTACTCGGGATATTGGAACAACGCTGAGGCCACCGCCGCCGCTTGGCGCAACTCGTGGCATCACACCGGTGATATGGCGATCATCGACAGCGACGGCGTGCTGACCTTCGTCGACCGCAAGAAAGACTCGCTGCGCCGGCGTGGTGAAAACGTGTCGTCTTTCGAGTTGGAAGCGGCCATCGGCCAATTCAGCAAGGTTTCCCAGGTCGCGGTCTCGGCGGTGCCCTCACCGCTGGGCGAAGACGACATCAAGGCATCGATCGTGCTTGAGGCGGGCGCGACCACAAGTCCTGAGGAAATCTTCGAATTCCTCAGGACTGCAGTGCCTTATTTCGCCATGCCGCGTTACATCGACATCCGGTCGTCGCTTCCGCTGACCGAGGCGACAGCCCGTGTGCAGAAGCATCTGCTACGCGCAGAAGGCGTGACCCCGGCAATGTGGGACCTCGAAAAGCTTGGTCTGGCGATCGATCGAACCCAGCGACGCTAG
- a CDS encoding alpha/beta hydrolase-fold protein, with amino-acid sequence MGLVVPARAAAEYLMVPSAAMGRDIPVAFMGGGPHAVFLLDPFNAAPDISNWVAIGGGMNAFAGKGISVAAPAGGAWSMYTDWEQDHSKQWDTFLSSELPDWLAANKGLAPGGHGVVGAAQGGYAALALAAFHPDRFRYAGSMSGFLTPSQTFLNGAITAGLQQYGGVDTRNMWGPAQLGRWKWHDPDAHAQLLADNNTRLWVFSPRTLTAADPAAMIGYADQAQGSNLTFYSHYRDVGGQNGHFDFPTAGDHGWSTWAPQLAAMSGDLSTTIR; translated from the coding sequence ATGGGGCTGGTCGTGCCGGCCCGGGCGGCGGCGGAGTACCTCATGGTGCCGTCGGCGGCGATGGGCCGAGACATTCCGGTGGCCTTCATGGGCGGCGGGCCCCACGCGGTGTTCCTGCTCGATCCTTTCAACGCCGCGCCTGATATCAGTAACTGGGTGGCGATAGGGGGTGGCATGAATGCCTTCGCCGGGAAAGGCATTTCGGTGGCTGCGCCAGCCGGTGGAGCCTGGAGCATGTACACCGACTGGGAGCAGGACCACAGCAAGCAGTGGGACACTTTCCTTTCCAGCGAGCTACCCGATTGGCTGGCAGCCAACAAGGGCTTGGCCCCCGGCGGGCATGGAGTCGTCGGTGCTGCGCAGGGCGGCTACGCCGCGCTGGCTCTCGCCGCCTTCCACCCCGACCGGTTCCGCTACGCCGGATCAATGTCGGGGTTCCTCACCCCGTCACAAACGTTTCTCAACGGCGCGATAACCGCGGGCCTACAGCAATACGGCGGCGTCGACACCCGCAACATGTGGGGGCCGGCGCAGCTGGGCCGCTGGAAGTGGCACGATCCGGATGCGCATGCGCAGCTGCTGGCCGACAACAACACCCGCCTCTGGGTGTTCAGCCCGAGGACACTCACCGCGGCGGATCCGGCCGCGATGATCGGCTACGCCGACCAGGCGCAGGGGAGTAACCTCACGTTCTATTCGCACTATCGCGACGTCGGTGGCCAGAATGGGCACTTCGACTTCCCCACCGCCGGCGATCACGGCTGGTCCACTTGGGCGCCGCAATTGGCCGCGATGTCCGGCGACCTGTCGACGACCATCAGGTAA
- a CDS encoding alpha/beta fold hydrolase: MKTTRTPFLVVNKEKSPRKDVYGSIDDSVVRQAQLIRTDEDSRTAFVGMHPIGSPAYLPAFSHLARLGLHVVAGGTRYTTGDAGLQMENALLDLAALIRETKERLGYERVVLVGWSGGGSLIAAYQAEAEHKTITHTAAGEPSVIADTEFLRADGVVLMASHRSRHHLLTDFLDPSIQDEDRPDERDPELNIYDPANPNKPPYSPEFVQKYRLAQLDRNRRITARVRERYDRMQSTGRPHDEYCFVVHGTMADLRWLDPAIDPNDRVPGWSYLGDPRIANDASSGLARFCTTRGWLSQWSIDDAQVDAIDAAPRITVPVLVVTNSADDACPASHQRDFFERVASESKVSAVIKGANHYFSGDGEQRQYLDEAVESVLAWGTDNDLLI; this comes from the coding sequence ATGAAGACCACGCGAACGCCCTTTCTTGTTGTCAACAAAGAAAAATCGCCGCGTAAAGACGTCTATGGCTCGATAGACGACTCGGTGGTGCGTCAGGCGCAGTTGATACGCACCGACGAAGACTCGAGGACCGCGTTCGTGGGGATGCATCCGATAGGCTCGCCGGCCTACCTGCCCGCGTTTTCCCATCTGGCCCGTCTCGGACTGCACGTCGTTGCAGGTGGGACTCGTTACACGACGGGAGATGCCGGCCTGCAGATGGAGAACGCACTGCTCGACCTGGCTGCACTGATACGAGAGACCAAGGAGCGCTTGGGTTACGAGCGCGTCGTATTGGTCGGGTGGAGCGGTGGAGGCTCGCTTATTGCGGCCTATCAGGCTGAAGCGGAGCACAAAACGATCACCCACACGGCCGCGGGCGAACCTTCGGTGATTGCCGACACCGAGTTTCTGCGCGCCGACGGCGTGGTGTTGATGGCTAGCCATCGAAGCCGACACCATCTGTTGACCGACTTTCTCGATCCGTCCATTCAGGACGAGGATCGACCGGACGAGCGGGACCCAGAACTCAACATCTATGACCCGGCGAACCCGAATAAGCCCCCCTATTCGCCTGAATTCGTGCAGAAGTACCGGTTGGCGCAGCTGGACCGCAATCGCCGCATCACCGCCCGTGTGCGTGAGCGGTACGACCGCATGCAATCGACGGGTCGCCCTCACGACGAGTACTGCTTTGTGGTGCACGGCACAATGGCCGATCTGAGATGGCTGGATCCTGCGATCGATCCGAACGACCGGGTGCCCGGCTGGTCCTACCTCGGCGATCCACGCATCGCCAACGATGCGTCATCAGGCCTTGCCCGGTTCTGCACGACACGAGGATGGCTGTCGCAGTGGAGCATTGACGATGCACAAGTTGACGCCATCGATGCTGCGCCACGCATCACGGTGCCTGTGCTGGTCGTGACGAACTCTGCGGACGACGCATGTCCCGCCTCGCATCAACGAGACTTCTTTGAGAGGGTCGCTTCGGAGTCGAAGGTTTCGGCAGTGATCAAGGGCGCGAACCACTATTTCAGCGGCGACGGGGAGCAGCGACAGTATCTCGACGAAGCGGTGGAGTCGGTGCTGGCATGGGGCACGGACAACGACCTACTCATCTAG
- a CDS encoding MCE family protein: protein MTSRNLRVGLAIGLGTILVAGTAAAATLPTADRTHVVAYFDNSNGIFPGDEIRILGVPVGKIDTIEPQPDRARISFWIDDKYRVPADVKAVIISPQLVTARAIQLTPAYTGGPRLRDNAVIPQNRTAVPVEWDDVRQQLEKLTQSLQPTEPGGTSPLGALISTAADNLRGQGADIRGTIIKFSQAVSTLGEHSNDIFSTIKNLSILVSALQSSTDLMAQLNRDLASVTSLLADDPNKVGQAVSDINRAAGDVQSFIADNRDSLGTTGDKLSTISKAVAESIDDIKQALHVTPNAFQNFVNIFEPAQASATGVLAATNFGNPISFLCGAIQAASRLGAEQSAKLCVQYLAPILKNRQYNFPPLGENLFVGAQARPNEVTYSEDWMRPDYRPAPPPASAPSPEQPTPPAEATPPTAPESPPAVAAGASPGQGASPPAPDVAAGLRDLMVPSGGGS, encoded by the coding sequence ATGACCTCTCGCAACCTGCGCGTCGGCCTGGCGATCGGGCTGGGGACCATCCTGGTGGCAGGCACGGCGGCGGCCGCCACGCTGCCCACGGCCGACCGGACCCACGTGGTGGCCTACTTCGACAACAGCAACGGCATTTTCCCCGGAGACGAGATACGCATCCTCGGGGTGCCCGTGGGGAAGATAGACACCATAGAACCGCAGCCTGACCGGGCCAGGATTTCTTTCTGGATCGACGACAAATACCGCGTCCCCGCTGATGTCAAGGCAGTGATCATCTCGCCTCAACTCGTCACCGCGCGCGCGATCCAACTGACGCCCGCCTATACCGGCGGGCCCCGGCTGCGCGACAACGCCGTAATCCCGCAGAACCGCACGGCAGTCCCGGTCGAGTGGGATGACGTGCGGCAGCAGCTGGAAAAACTGACCCAAAGTCTTCAACCGACCGAACCCGGGGGGACTAGCCCGCTGGGAGCTCTCATCAGCACCGCGGCCGACAATCTCCGTGGCCAAGGCGCAGACATCCGCGGCACGATTATCAAGTTTTCACAGGCGGTTTCGACGCTGGGTGAGCACAGCAACGACATATTCTCAACCATCAAGAACCTGTCAATCCTAGTTTCAGCGCTGCAAAGCAGCACCGACCTGATGGCACAACTCAACCGGGACCTGGCATCGGTGACCTCGCTGCTGGCCGACGATCCCAATAAGGTCGGTCAAGCGGTGAGCGACATCAACAGGGCCGCTGGTGATGTGCAGAGCTTTATCGCCGACAATCGCGACTCGCTGGGGACCACGGGCGACAAGCTGAGCACCATCAGCAAAGCGGTCGCGGAAAGCATCGACGACATCAAGCAAGCGCTACACGTCACGCCAAATGCGTTCCAGAATTTTGTGAACATCTTCGAGCCGGCTCAGGCCTCTGCGACCGGTGTTCTGGCGGCCACCAACTTCGGCAACCCTATTTCGTTCCTGTGTGGTGCCATTCAAGCGGCGTCGCGGCTGGGAGCCGAACAGTCTGCCAAGCTGTGCGTACAGTACCTGGCGCCGATCCTCAAGAATCGCCAGTACAACTTCCCGCCCCTCGGTGAGAATCTGTTCGTCGGTGCGCAGGCGCGCCCCAACGAGGTTACTTACAGCGAAGATTGGATGAGACCCGACTACCGACCCGCACCGCCGCCCGCCAGCGCGCCGTCCCCCGAGCAGCCAACTCCACCAGCAGAAGCCACGCCGCCGACGGCACCGGAATCGCCGCCGGCGGTGGCGGCGGGTGCATCGCCGGGGCAGGGAGCGTCCCCGCCCGCGCCTGATGTCGCTGCCGGGCTACGCGATCTCATGGTCCCGTCGGGAGGCGGATCATGA